In Maridesulfovibrio sp., the following proteins share a genomic window:
- a CDS encoding ABC transporter permease has product MFAFIVRRIAQAIIVMLIISFIGFAIKQSFGDPVREITGVSVSAAEREKIRDELGLNDPFLVQFSRFMQGAVKGDIGRSFFYKKSALAVILNKAPATLELVMCSALIIVLFSIPLGIYSAIKPKAFFSRFVMGGSIVGVSIPVFLTAILMIYIFSVELHWLPSYGRGETINLGGWHTGFLTIDGWKHLIMPSIALSSIMLPLFIRLIRSEMMEVLENDYIKYAWAKGLMPKRVWIVHAFKNTLLPVITVGGVQLGTMIAFTILTETVFQWQGMGFMFIEAVERGDAPLMVAYLMVVGLIFVVVNTVVDVIYGLVNPQVRITGQK; this is encoded by the coding sequence ATGTTTGCTTTTATAGTCCGCAGGATCGCACAGGCGATCATTGTAATGCTTATCATCAGCTTCATCGGCTTTGCCATCAAGCAAAGCTTCGGTGACCCGGTGCGCGAGATCACCGGCGTATCCGTGTCCGCTGCTGAAAGAGAGAAAATCAGGGACGAACTAGGTCTAAACGACCCGTTCCTAGTTCAATTCAGCCGATTCATGCAGGGAGCAGTCAAGGGAGATATCGGCCGTTCTTTCTTCTACAAGAAATCAGCCCTTGCTGTAATTCTCAACAAGGCCCCGGCCACACTGGAACTGGTCATGTGCTCCGCGCTGATCATTGTTCTTTTCTCCATCCCGCTGGGTATTTACTCGGCCATCAAGCCCAAAGCTTTTTTTTCGCGGTTTGTCATGGGCGGGTCGATTGTCGGAGTTTCGATCCCGGTATTCCTTACCGCAATCCTCATGATTTATATTTTTTCAGTCGAACTGCACTGGCTCCCCTCGTATGGCCGTGGGGAAACAATTAATCTCGGTGGTTGGCATACCGGATTTCTGACTATTGACGGCTGGAAACACCTTATTATGCCTTCCATTGCCCTTTCCTCCATCATGCTCCCTCTCTTCATCCGGCTTATCCGTTCCGAAATGATGGAAGTTCTTGAGAACGACTATATAAAATACGCATGGGCCAAAGGTTTAATGCCCAAACGGGTCTGGATTGTCCACGCTTTCAAAAACACCCTGCTCCCGGTCATAACTGTAGGCGGTGTCCAGCTGGGAACAATGATCGCCTTTACCATCCTCACTGAAACCGTTTTCCAGTGGCAGGGTATGGGCTTCATGTTCATCGAAGCCGTTGAACGCGGAGATGCTCCGCTCATGGTGGCCTATCTTATGGTTGTCGGACTGATATTCGTAGTTGTTAACACCGTGGTTGACGTCATTTACGGACTAGTCAACCCGCAGGTCAGAATCACGGGGCAAAAATAA
- a CDS encoding glycosyltransferase family 9 protein: MKALVINLTRFGDLLQTQPIITALADQGYKVGVMCLKNFAGTMQLLRNVSRTFPLPGASLLAALDRDWREAINIFESYCAEIENEFDPSLVINLTPSVSSRLITLRLRKGREVRGFAMDELGFNADTSRWAGFLQMASANRGSSPFNVVDLFSKVAGIDETAPFTLAEPSPEMKIAALKMLENPEPGAEGFVGFQPGASEERRRWPVEYFRELGFRLWKEKRRVPVLLGTENEKELGKRIQEGANFPAVNLMGATSLQELAAVLRRLDLLVTNDTGTMHLAAGSGTPLAAIFLATAQPWDTGPAAEGVCCFEPDLDCHPCPFGQKCFCEHLCRRKVEPDTVFAAVSSFLDDGKWPLIENMGARAYLTGRDEFGHICLSSLSGHEQTDRHKWIVLQRELYRRFLDGEDLSAVHFTGVEFSADLRSRLLKTLGDCRDVLFLMSKQALLLEANPVEGMKIKFLANLQRIQDILSSCPELSVLSSMWAVESRAHDSMAGLKHQMSVYTSLVNAIIGIVE; the protein is encoded by the coding sequence ATGAAAGCGCTAGTCATAAATCTTACCCGCTTCGGGGATCTGTTGCAGACTCAGCCGATAATAACCGCTTTGGCAGATCAGGGTTATAAAGTCGGAGTCATGTGTCTGAAAAATTTTGCCGGGACAATGCAGCTTTTGCGCAACGTGTCGCGGACCTTTCCATTGCCCGGGGCTTCCCTGCTGGCTGCTCTTGACCGCGATTGGCGTGAAGCAATCAATATTTTTGAATCGTATTGCGCAGAAATCGAAAATGAATTTGATCCGTCTTTAGTTATCAACCTCACTCCTTCAGTTTCTTCCCGGCTGATAACCTTGAGGCTCCGCAAGGGCCGCGAGGTACGTGGTTTTGCCATGGATGAGCTCGGCTTTAATGCTGATACTTCACGCTGGGCAGGATTCCTGCAAATGGCTTCGGCAAACCGTGGTTCCAGCCCGTTCAATGTTGTTGACCTTTTCAGCAAAGTGGCCGGGATAGATGAAACAGCACCGTTTACGCTGGCGGAACCGTCACCGGAAATGAAAATAGCGGCGTTGAAGATGCTGGAGAATCCCGAGCCCGGAGCTGAAGGCTTTGTAGGTTTCCAGCCCGGAGCCAGTGAAGAACGCAGGCGCTGGCCTGTTGAATATTTCAGGGAGCTTGGATTCAGGCTCTGGAAAGAGAAGCGCAGGGTCCCGGTTCTTCTGGGAACTGAAAACGAGAAAGAACTAGGAAAGCGTATTCAGGAAGGGGCTAATTTCCCGGCAGTGAATCTCATGGGTGCAACATCATTGCAGGAACTTGCCGCAGTTCTGCGGCGTCTTGATCTGCTGGTGACCAACGATACCGGGACCATGCATCTCGCCGCCGGTTCTGGTACCCCGCTGGCTGCGATTTTTCTGGCCACGGCCCAGCCTTGGGATACCGGACCTGCCGCGGAAGGGGTGTGCTGTTTTGAGCCTGACCTTGATTGCCACCCATGCCCTTTCGGTCAGAAGTGTTTTTGTGAGCATCTTTGCCGCAGGAAGGTTGAGCCGGATACAGTTTTTGCGGCAGTTTCTTCATTTCTTGATGACGGTAAATGGCCGTTGATAGAAAATATGGGTGCGCGGGCTTATCTGACAGGACGAGATGAATTTGGTCACATATGCCTAAGCTCACTGTCCGGCCATGAGCAGACAGACCGTCATAAATGGATTGTCTTGCAGCGTGAACTATACCGACGTTTTCTTGACGGAGAAGATTTGTCCGCTGTTCACTTCACGGGAGTTGAGTTCTCCGCCGACCTTCGTTCCAGATTGCTGAAGACTCTTGGTGACTGTCGGGATGTTTTGTTCTTGATGAGTAAACAGGCGCTGCTTTTAGAGGCAAACCCCGTTGAAGGTATGAAAATTAAATTTTTGGCTAACTTACAAAGAATACAAGATATCCTTTCCTCATGTCCTGAGCTTTCCGTGCTTTCCTCCATGTGGGCTGTAGAGTCTCGTGCCCATGACAGCATGGCGGGTTTAAAACATCAGATGTCAGTTTATACATCTTTGGTTAATGCCATTATCGGAATTGTTGAGTGA
- a CDS encoding TIGR03960 family B12-binding radical SAM protein — protein MKKLLPLLPRPTRYLGSEWGSVHKDPAKVKAHIAIGFPDLYEIGMSYLGQKILYEIVNQHEDFYAERVYTPCLETAEIMREHGELLATLESDTPLKDVDALGISLTHELCYTNVLYMLDLSGIPLKSADRDDSCPLVIGGGGACFNAEPVADFFDVIMLGDGEESIIKVMSIIAQCNEQELGRKARLEKLAELPGIYIPEFFDPENPGDFFVEKAVVEDFEPIPFPKEQILPYGQVIHDRLTMEIARGCTRGCRFCQAGIIYRPVRERTPDTLTKTLMEGLEETGYEETSFLSLSTGDYSALDTLFAKSFDNCAAEQISISLPSLRVGSLSEPIMERIATIRRTGATLAPEAGSQRMRDVINKGITEQALLDHALMLYENGWQNIKLYFMIGLPTETFEDLDAIVDLCVKVRDVAGKHIKKLNITAAVSPFVPKPHTPFQWERQISLEEISERLDYMRDKFSMHKRIKMKSHIPRMTFLEGIFSRGDRRLGPVVEKAYAKGALFSSWKDHLKLEPYLEAMEEEGLDPEEFTGARDHDARLPWDHLSSGVSKRFLLAELKRGISEKITGDCRYEECRNCGVCNFDGRKSLLSKQAETMDLRPKMVFESRDQTEDVPPFVQEEKPDLGIKGSNFRLWYTKTGTSAYLSQLDLQPVIERAMRRAGLPLTFSQGFHPMPRMSFGRALPVGVESLKEWMNIMLRTKISAQDLLERLNKQMPMGMKIVGAEALNLSKKQQHPEVEDFTLIFTCSEDEAEDKLNRLREYAQSDEYIVSHTTKKKVKDKNIRPMLVNFEELNGRTLKMTFNWTTMYMSPVKMIAAICPGTTLLDYNLTKTDQRFE, from the coding sequence TTGAAAAAGCTGCTTCCCCTTTTACCCCGTCCGACCCGCTATCTGGGTTCTGAATGGGGTTCGGTCCACAAGGACCCTGCTAAGGTCAAGGCTCATATAGCCATTGGTTTCCCGGATCTTTATGAGATCGGCATGTCCTATCTCGGCCAGAAGATACTGTATGAAATTGTTAACCAGCATGAAGATTTTTACGCCGAGCGCGTGTATACTCCGTGTCTGGAAACAGCGGAAATCATGCGCGAACACGGCGAACTGCTGGCCACACTTGAAAGCGACACTCCGCTTAAGGATGTGGACGCACTGGGAATCAGCCTGACTCACGAGCTTTGCTACACAAACGTGCTATACATGCTCGATCTTTCCGGAATTCCGCTCAAGTCCGCTGACCGCGACGATTCCTGTCCTTTGGTCATAGGTGGTGGCGGTGCCTGTTTCAACGCCGAACCCGTTGCAGACTTCTTTGATGTGATAATGCTTGGTGACGGCGAAGAATCCATCATTAAGGTCATGAGCATCATTGCACAGTGCAATGAGCAGGAATTGGGACGAAAAGCGCGGCTGGAGAAACTGGCCGAACTGCCCGGAATATATATTCCGGAATTTTTCGATCCGGAGAATCCCGGTGATTTTTTTGTTGAAAAGGCTGTGGTGGAAGATTTCGAACCTATCCCCTTTCCCAAAGAACAGATTCTGCCTTATGGTCAGGTTATCCACGACCGTCTGACCATGGAAATCGCACGAGGCTGCACCCGTGGCTGCCGATTCTGTCAGGCCGGAATCATTTATCGTCCGGTACGTGAGCGCACCCCGGACACCCTCACCAAAACCCTTATGGAAGGTTTGGAAGAAACCGGTTACGAAGAGACATCATTTCTATCATTAAGTACAGGCGACTACTCAGCTCTGGATACCCTTTTCGCCAAGTCGTTCGATAACTGCGCCGCTGAGCAGATATCTATTTCTCTGCCATCTCTGCGTGTAGGTTCTCTTTCAGAACCTATCATGGAGCGTATAGCCACTATCCGCCGTACCGGAGCAACCCTGGCCCCTGAAGCAGGAAGCCAGCGCATGCGTGACGTAATAAACAAGGGCATCACAGAACAGGCACTGCTGGATCACGCGCTGATGCTATATGAAAACGGCTGGCAGAACATCAAACTCTATTTCATGATCGGCCTGCCCACCGAAACTTTTGAAGACCTCGATGCCATTGTCGACCTTTGTGTAAAAGTCCGCGACGTGGCCGGAAAACATATCAAAAAACTGAATATTACCGCTGCTGTGTCGCCCTTTGTGCCAAAGCCCCATACCCCGTTCCAGTGGGAACGCCAGATTTCACTTGAGGAAATCAGCGAACGGCTTGATTACATGCGCGATAAATTCAGCATGCATAAGCGCATCAAAATGAAATCCCACATTCCCCGCATGACCTTTCTTGAAGGAATCTTCTCTCGGGGCGATCGTAGACTGGGCCCCGTAGTTGAGAAGGCCTACGCAAAAGGAGCTCTTTTCTCAAGCTGGAAAGACCACCTCAAACTTGAACCCTACCTCGAGGCAATGGAAGAGGAAGGGCTTGATCCTGAAGAATTCACCGGCGCGAGAGATCATGACGCCCGCCTGCCCTGGGACCACCTTTCCTCCGGGGTCAGCAAACGCTTCCTGTTGGCAGAACTCAAACGCGGTATCTCTGAAAAAATAACCGGAGACTGCCGTTACGAAGAATGCCGCAATTGCGGAGTATGTAACTTCGACGGTCGTAAATCCCTGCTTTCAAAGCAGGCTGAAACAATGGATCTGCGCCCCAAAATGGTATTTGAAAGCCGCGACCAGACCGAAGATGTTCCTCCTTTTGTACAGGAAGAAAAACCGGACCTCGGCATTAAAGGAAGCAATTTCCGTCTTTGGTACACCAAGACCGGAACCTCGGCCTACCTTTCGCAACTGGACCTGCAACCTGTAATTGAAAGGGCCATGCGCCGGGCCGGACTGCCGCTGACATTCTCGCAGGGCTTCCATCCCATGCCGCGCATGTCATTCGGACGGGCACTTCCCGTCGGCGTGGAAAGTTTGAAAGAATGGATGAACATTATGCTGCGCACCAAAATCAGCGCGCAGGATCTATTGGAGCGCCTAAATAAGCAGATGCCTATGGGCATGAAGATTGTCGGTGCTGAAGCGCTCAATCTTTCCAAAAAACAGCAGCACCCGGAAGTGGAAGATTTCACTCTTATTTTCACCTGCTCCGAGGATGAAGCGGAAGATAAATTAAACAGATTGCGCGAATATGCCCAGTCGGATGAGTATATCGTTTCACACACCACTAAGAAGAAGGTCAAAGATAAAAATATTCGCCCCATGCTGGTTAATTTCGAAGAGCTGAACGGCCGAACTTTGAAAATGACCTTCAACTGGACCACCATGTACATGAGTCCGGTCAAGATGATAGCTGCCATATGCCCCGGAACAACCCTGCTGGACTACAACCTGACTAAAACCGACCAGCGATTCGAGTAA
- a CDS encoding pirin family protein, which produces MRREIQHIFYGEPVHEGAGVKVHRAFGYFEASLFDPFLMLDDFRSDNPEDYLKGFPWHPHRGIETITYILKGDVEHSDSLGNTAITAAGSVQWMTAGSGIIHQEMPQGDANGSMHGFQLWANLSSQDKMVDPEYREITSAEIPVIKREDGSIIKIIAGEIDGTKGPARGIGIDPEYLDITIPAAFEFTHPTKRGYTAFIYVTAGKGEINGQKVENRSLILFEDGDELSISSGDAPLSFLLLTGKPINEEIFWRGPIVMHTAEELEKAFQEYEQGTFIKHSK; this is translated from the coding sequence ATGCGGAGAGAAATTCAGCATATTTTTTACGGCGAACCTGTGCATGAAGGTGCCGGGGTAAAAGTCCACCGCGCATTCGGATATTTCGAGGCTTCTCTTTTCGATCCCTTCCTTATGCTCGACGACTTTCGATCAGATAACCCGGAGGACTATCTTAAAGGTTTTCCATGGCACCCGCACCGGGGAATTGAAACAATTACCTACATCTTAAAAGGTGACGTTGAACACAGCGACAGCCTTGGCAACACTGCCATTACGGCTGCCGGAAGCGTGCAGTGGATGACGGCGGGTAGCGGAATCATCCATCAGGAAATGCCACAAGGTGATGCAAACGGGTCTATGCACGGATTTCAGCTTTGGGCAAATTTAAGCTCACAAGACAAAATGGTCGACCCCGAGTACCGGGAAATAACCTCAGCAGAAATTCCGGTTATAAAACGCGAAGACGGCAGCATTATCAAGATCATTGCCGGAGAAATTGACGGGACCAAGGGACCGGCCCGCGGAATAGGAATTGATCCTGAGTATCTTGATATAACCATTCCCGCTGCATTTGAATTCACCCATCCCACCAAACGCGGATACACTGCTTTCATTTATGTAACAGCAGGTAAAGGGGAAATTAACGGTCAGAAAGTCGAAAACCGTTCACTTATACTTTTCGAAGATGGTGATGAATTATCCATAAGTTCCGGGGATGCTCCCCTGAGTTTTCTGCTTCTGACCGGAAAACCCATTAATGAAGAAATTTTCTGGCGCGGACCAATTGTGATGCATACTGCCGAAGAACTGGAAAAAGCATTTCAGGAATACGAACAAGGGACTTTCATCAAACATTCTAAGTAG
- a CDS encoding ABC transporter substrate-binding protein, translating to MKRSLLFLALVVILSLGLAGCSAEKKEEAPAKKETTEAAPAAAAGKTLKLAMDADPVSLDPHVQLSGGMLQYSHMVFDPLVRWAKDGSFEPRLAEKWERIDDKTMRFHLRKGVKFHSGNPFTAEDVVWTINRLKKSADYKGLFEPFLPAKAVDANTVDIITKEPYGLLLNMATYIFPMDSKFYSGMDESGQPKDAIVKTGPSFANVNESGTGKYVVAEREQGVRVVFKTFPEYWDKAGNVDTIILTPIKNDATRVAALLSGDVDFIMPVPPQDLKRVESTEGLQLVTMSGSRIITIQLNQKRQKPFQNPKVRQAIVYATDNTGIVDKVMKGFATVACQQGPEGFASYNAELKPRYDLEKAKQLMKEAGYENGFECTMIAPNNRYVNDEKIAEAFVSMLGKIGIKVNLKTMPKAQYWDQFDAQVADIQMIGWHPDTEDSANYTEFLLMCPNKETGYGQYNSGNYCNPEVDALIIGTQTETDIAKRSAMLQKVEKILYDEAAFVPLHWQNLSWASKDGMNTEEIVNVQNFPYFGDLVIK from the coding sequence ATGAAACGTTCACTACTGTTTCTTGCGCTTGTTGTTATTCTGAGTCTCGGACTCGCCGGATGCAGCGCGGAAAAAAAAGAAGAGGCCCCTGCCAAAAAGGAAACCACTGAAGCAGCTCCCGCTGCCGCAGCGGGTAAAACCCTTAAACTGGCTATGGATGCCGACCCTGTCTCCCTTGACCCTCATGTACAGCTTTCCGGTGGTATGCTTCAGTACTCCCACATGGTTTTCGATCCTCTCGTACGCTGGGCGAAAGACGGTTCATTCGAACCACGCCTTGCTGAAAAATGGGAACGCATCGATGATAAAACCATGCGTTTTCACCTGCGTAAAGGTGTGAAATTCCATTCAGGCAACCCCTTCACTGCTGAAGACGTTGTCTGGACAATCAACCGCCTCAAAAAAAGTGCTGACTACAAAGGACTTTTCGAGCCTTTCCTGCCCGCAAAAGCAGTTGATGCCAACACAGTTGATATCATCACCAAGGAGCCTTACGGCCTCCTCCTGAACATGGCTACCTATATTTTCCCCATGGACAGCAAATTTTACTCCGGCATGGATGAATCCGGCCAGCCCAAAGATGCTATCGTTAAAACCGGTCCTTCCTTTGCCAACGTTAACGAATCCGGTACCGGTAAATACGTGGTTGCCGAACGTGAACAGGGTGTACGCGTTGTATTCAAGACTTTTCCCGAATACTGGGACAAAGCCGGTAACGTTGATACCATCATCCTGACCCCCATTAAAAACGACGCCACTCGTGTAGCTGCCCTGCTTTCCGGAGACGTTGATTTCATTATGCCCGTTCCCCCACAGGATCTGAAACGCGTTGAATCAACAGAAGGTTTACAGCTCGTAACCATGTCCGGTTCACGCATCATTACCATTCAGCTGAATCAGAAACGCCAGAAACCTTTCCAGAATCCTAAAGTCCGTCAGGCTATCGTATACGCTACCGATAACACCGGTATCGTGGACAAAGTTATGAAAGGCTTCGCAACTGTTGCATGCCAGCAGGGCCCTGAAGGATTCGCAAGCTACAATGCAGAACTCAAGCCCCGCTACGACCTTGAAAAAGCCAAGCAGCTCATGAAGGAAGCCGGCTACGAAAACGGTTTCGAGTGCACCATGATCGCACCCAACAACCGCTACGTTAACGACGAAAAAATCGCTGAAGCATTCGTTTCCATGCTCGGCAAAATCGGTATCAAGGTTAACCTGAAGACCATGCCGAAAGCCCAGTACTGGGATCAGTTCGACGCACAGGTTGCCGATATCCAGATGATCGGCTGGCACCCCGATACCGAAGACTCCGCCAACTACACTGAGTTCCTGCTCATGTGCCCCAATAAAGAAACCGGTTACGGCCAGTACAACAGCGGTAACTACTGCAACCCTGAAGTTGATGCCCTTATTATCGGCACCCAGACTGAAACAGATATTGCAAAGCGTAGCGCAATGCTCCAGAAAGTGGAAAAAATCCTCTACGACGAAGCAGCATTCGTACCCCTGCACTGGCAGAACCTGTCATGGGCTTCCAAGGACGGTATGAACACCGAAGAAATCGTAAACGTACAGAACTTCCCCTACTTCGGAGACCTCGTCATCAAGTAG
- a CDS encoding DNA-3-methyladenine glycosylase I: protein MNQSRCEWAQHELEINYHDTEWGVPLHDDQRHFEFIILEGAQAGLSWLTVLKKRESYRLAFANFDPARVARFDENKIELLRQNEGIIRNKLKINSAVRNARAFLEIQEKFGSFDNYIWQFTNGKTIQNNWKSLSEVPAKTPEAEAMSKDLKKKGFNFVGPTICYAYMQATGMVNDHLVSCFRHQELLEAEKG, encoded by the coding sequence ATGAATCAATCTCGCTGTGAATGGGCGCAACACGAACTGGAAATAAACTACCACGATACCGAATGGGGTGTTCCCCTGCATGACGATCAGCGTCATTTCGAATTTATAATCCTTGAGGGGGCACAAGCCGGACTTTCATGGCTGACCGTACTGAAAAAGCGGGAAAGCTACCGTCTGGCTTTCGCAAATTTTGACCCTGCAAGAGTAGCCCGCTTTGATGAAAATAAAATAGAACTGCTACGCCAGAATGAGGGGATCATCCGTAACAAGCTTAAAATTAATTCGGCAGTTCGCAATGCACGGGCTTTTCTGGAGATCCAAGAAAAATTCGGCAGCTTCGATAATTACATATGGCAGTTCACAAACGGGAAGACAATCCAGAACAACTGGAAATCACTAAGCGAAGTTCCCGCCAAAACACCTGAAGCGGAAGCAATGAGCAAGGACCTGAAAAAAAAGGGTTTTAATTTCGTAGGCCCGACAATCTGCTATGCCTACATGCAGGCCACGGGAATGGTTAACGATCATCTGGTCAGTTGTTTTCGCCACCAGGAATTGCTTGAAGCAGAAAAAGGATGA
- the acs gene encoding acetate--CoA ligase, giving the protein MTEEQKIESLSKESRIFTPPADFPGACVKSLEEYKTIYDRSINDMEGFWAERADELLTWDKKWDNVLDYDFDKPEIKWFEGGKLNASANCLDRHIKNGRRNKAALIWQGEEDHEVKVYTYDMLHREVCRFANVLKKMGVQKGDRVSIYLPMIPELAISMLACARIGAPHSIIFAGFSSNSLRDRINDCGAKVHITGDGVLRGGRKIPLKPNSDEALKECPSIEQCIVVPRAGNEIEMIEGRDRLWSELMEDPEITDKCPYELMDSEDPLFILYTSGSTGKPKGVFHTTGGYMTYAAHTCQWVFDLKDDDVHWCTADIGWVTGHSYIVYGPLALGATSIMFESVPTYPDPARFWQVCEKFRVNIFYTAPTALRALMKEGDQWTKKYDLSSLRILGTVGEPINPEAWMWYHEKIGDEKLPIVDTWWQTETGGHILSPLPYATPLKPGSATLPLPGIDAVIVDRHGEEVGPNEGGFLVIRKPWPGMLRGVWGNQERFKQQYFEGFPGVYESGDGARRDEDGYFWIMGRVDDVINVSGHRLGTAEIESALVSHPAISEAAVVGMPHEVKGQSIYAYVTLKSEYDEDDDLIKDLRTHVRKEIGPLAAPEVIQFAPSLPKTRSGKIMRRILRKIVEGDTSNLGDTSTLADPSVVTDLIEGYEEIMNP; this is encoded by the coding sequence ATGACTGAAGAACAAAAAATTGAAAGTCTCTCCAAAGAAAGCAGAATCTTTACACCTCCTGCCGATTTCCCTGGCGCATGCGTGAAAAGCCTTGAAGAGTACAAGACCATCTATGACCGTTCAATTAATGACATGGAAGGATTCTGGGCTGAACGCGCAGACGAACTGCTGACCTGGGACAAAAAGTGGGACAATGTTCTTGATTACGACTTCGACAAACCGGAAATCAAATGGTTTGAAGGCGGCAAGCTCAATGCATCCGCCAACTGCCTTGACCGGCATATTAAAAATGGCCGCCGCAATAAAGCCGCACTTATCTGGCAGGGCGAAGAAGACCATGAAGTAAAAGTTTACACCTACGACATGCTGCACCGTGAAGTATGCCGCTTTGCCAACGTCCTGAAAAAAATGGGCGTGCAGAAAGGTGACCGGGTATCAATCTACCTGCCCATGATTCCGGAACTGGCGATCTCCATGCTGGCCTGTGCACGGATAGGCGCCCCCCACTCCATTATTTTTGCAGGATTCAGTTCCAACAGCCTGCGCGACCGCATAAACGACTGCGGTGCAAAAGTTCACATCACCGGTGACGGTGTTCTGCGCGGCGGAAGAAAAATTCCGCTGAAACCAAACTCCGATGAAGCACTCAAAGAGTGTCCCTCAATTGAACAGTGCATAGTTGTCCCCAGAGCTGGCAATGAAATAGAAATGATTGAAGGTCGTGACCGTCTCTGGTCAGAGCTTATGGAAGACCCGGAAATTACAGATAAATGCCCGTATGAACTGATGGATTCCGAAGATCCGCTTTTCATCCTCTACACCTCCGGCAGTACCGGAAAGCCCAAAGGGGTGTTTCATACCACCGGCGGGTACATGACCTATGCTGCGCACACCTGCCAGTGGGTATTCGATCTTAAAGATGATGATGTGCATTGGTGTACTGCTGACATCGGCTGGGTTACAGGACACTCATATATCGTTTACGGCCCTCTGGCTCTCGGTGCCACCAGCATCATGTTCGAGTCAGTTCCCACTTACCCGGACCCGGCCAGATTCTGGCAGGTCTGCGAAAAGTTCAGGGTCAATATATTCTACACCGCCCCCACCGCCCTGCGCGCACTTATGAAGGAAGGCGATCAGTGGACAAAGAAATACGATCTCTCCAGTCTGCGCATTCTCGGTACCGTCGGGGAACCGATCAACCCTGAAGCGTGGATGTGGTATCACGAAAAAATCGGTGATGAAAAACTGCCCATCGTTGATACATGGTGGCAGACAGAAACCGGCGGGCATATTCTTTCCCCGCTGCCCTATGCCACACCGCTCAAACCCGGCTCGGCCACCCTCCCGCTACCCGGAATTGATGCTGTAATTGTGGACCGTCACGGCGAAGAAGTCGGTCCCAATGAAGGCGGTTTTCTCGTCATCCGTAAACCGTGGCCCGGCATGCTGCGCGGGGTCTGGGGCAATCAGGAACGGTTCAAACAGCAATACTTTGAAGGCTTCCCCGGCGTATACGAATCCGGGGACGGAGCCCGCAGAGATGAAGACGGCTACTTCTGGATAATGGGCCGCGTTGATGACGTAATCAATGTTTCAGGCCACAGACTTGGAACTGCCGAAATCGAATCAGCACTGGTTTCCCATCCGGCAATCTCCGAAGCAGCTGTTGTGGGCATGCCTCACGAGGTGAAAGGCCAGTCCATCTACGCCTATGTGACCCTAAAGTCCGAATATGACGAAGATGACGATCTGATCAAAGATCTGCGCACGCATGTCCGCAAGGAAATCGGTCCCCTTGCTGCTCCGGAAGTGATCCAGTTCGCACCTTCCCTGCCCAAAACCCGCAGTGGCAAGATCATGCGCCGAATCCTGCGCAAGATCGTAGAAGGAGATACTTCAAACCTTGGTGATACTTCGACACTGGCTGATCCTTCGGTAGTGACCGATCTCATCGAAGGTTATGAAGAAATAATGAATCCATAA